In the genome of Bacteroides mediterraneensis, the window ACGTGGCTTCCTGCATCAAGCAAGTGATTTCCGACCCGGAACTGGATGCCCAGATTGAAGAATCCATCCATGCGTTGAAAAATTACTTCATGCACCCGGAATTTAAGGCTTTACTTGAAATGGTAGGCCCTAAAGGAGAATTCATCGACACCATGAACGGACGTACCATCAACCCGGGACATTGCATCGAGACGTCCTGGTTCCTGTTCGACGTAGCCCGTAACATGGGTGGTAACAAGGAGCTCATCGACATGGCACTGACCATTCTCGACTGGTCATGGGAATGGGGATGGGACAAGCAGTACGGAGGTATCATCAACTTCAAGGACTGCAAGAACCTGCCTCCTCAAGACTATTCACAGGACATGAAATTCTGGTGGCCGCAAACCGAAGCCATCATTGCCAACCTGTATGCCTACAAGCTGACCAAAGACGAAAAATACCTGAAGCGCCATAAACAAATCAGTGAGTGGACGTATGCCCATTTTCCCGATAATGAGTTCGGCGAATGGTATGGATACCTGCACCGCGACGGCACAGTAGCCCAACCCGCAAAAGGTAACTTGTTCAAAGGTCCTTTCCATATTCCAAGAATGATGGTCAAGGGATACACTTTATGTAAAGAAATACTTGCCGGAGAATAATCCGGCAAGTTTCATCATTAATCTGAATAACCATAATATATGAAGAACTCTAAGATTTATCCTTGGGTTGTAGTAGGACTGCTGTGGGGCGTGGCGTTGCTCAACTATATGGACCGGCAAATGCTCAGCACCATGAAGGAGGCCATGCAGATGGATATCACGGAACTGCAATCGGCTACCAACTTCGGTCGTCTGATGGCGATTTTTCTCTGGATTTACGCATTGATGAGTCCGGTTTCGGGGGTCATTGCCGACCGTTTGAACCGTAAATGGTTGATTGTGGGAAGTTTGTTCGTATGGTCTTCCGTCACCTACCTGATGGGAGTGGCCGAAACCTTCAACCAGATTGTCTGGCTGCGTGCCTTGATGGGAGTGAGCGAAGCACTCTACATCCCCGCCGGACTTTCCCTGATTGCAGACTACCACACCGGAAAATCTCGCTCTCTGGCTGTAGGCATCCACATGACCGGCCTGTACACAGGCCAGGCCATCGGGGGATTCGGAGCTACCGTAGCTGAAGCTGTCTCCTGGCATACTACTTTCCATTGGTTCGGTATCATCGGGATAGCCTACGCCGTGATTCTGATGTTATTCCTACACGATAAGAAGACGGAATCCATCCCCACAGAAAAATTGCAAGCTACACCTCATAAAGAAAAAGAAAGCGTTTTCACCAGTCTGAAATCCTTGCTGACCAATGTGGCTTTCTGGGTAATCTTGCTCTATTTTGCCGCTCCAAGCCTTCCCGGATGGGCTACCAAAAACTGGCTCCCGACCTTGTTTGCTGAAAACCTCGACCTGCCGATGTCGCAGGCTGGCCCTATCTCTACCATTACGATTGCCGTTTCTTCCTTCATCGGTGTCATCATCGGCGGTCCGTTGTCCGACCGATGGGTACAAAAAAACCTGCGCGGACGTATATATACTGGGGCCATCGGTTTGGGACTGACCATTCCTTCCCTGCTCTTATTAGGCTTCGGACATAATCTGGTGGCTGTAGTGGGTGCCGGACTGCTGTTCGGTATCGGATATGGCATCTTCGACACCAACAACATGCCTATCCTCTGCCAGTTTGTATCACACAGACAAAGAGCCACGGCATACGGAGTGATGAACATGGTGGGAG includes:
- a CDS encoding AGE family epimerase/isomerase, which translates into the protein MMCIDTYAKYWAENYKEDLTHNIMPFWLKYGLDKKHGGVYTCVARDGQLFDTTKSVWFQGRFAFICSFAYNHVEKNPEWLEAARLTLDFIENHCFDTDGRMYFEVMADGTPLRKRRYVFSESFAAIAMSEYALATGNQEYAKKALDLFKRMRHFLHTPGILEPKYLPTLQAQGHSITMIMVNVASCIKQVISDPELDAQIEESIHALKNYFMHPEFKALLEMVGPKGEFIDTMNGRTINPGHCIETSWFLFDVARNMGGNKELIDMALTILDWSWEWGWDKQYGGIINFKDCKNLPPQDYSQDMKFWWPQTEAIIANLYAYKLTKDEKYLKRHKQISEWTYAHFPDNEFGEWYGYLHRDGTVAQPAKGNLFKGPFHIPRMMVKGYTLCKEILAGE
- a CDS encoding MFS transporter, with product MKNSKIYPWVVVGLLWGVALLNYMDRQMLSTMKEAMQMDITELQSATNFGRLMAIFLWIYALMSPVSGVIADRLNRKWLIVGSLFVWSSVTYLMGVAETFNQIVWLRALMGVSEALYIPAGLSLIADYHTGKSRSLAVGIHMTGLYTGQAIGGFGATVAEAVSWHTTFHWFGIIGIAYAVILMLFLHDKKTESIPTEKLQATPHKEKESVFTSLKSLLTNVAFWVILLYFAAPSLPGWATKNWLPTLFAENLDLPMSQAGPISTITIAVSSFIGVIIGGPLSDRWVQKNLRGRIYTGAIGLGLTIPSLLLLGFGHNLVAVVGAGLLFGIGYGIFDTNNMPILCQFVSHRQRATAYGVMNMVGVSAGAFITHLLGRWGDNGSLGAGFAMLAIVVAVALCVQLYFLRPKTDNME